The DNA segment GTTCCCTGAACCATTCCGAAAATTACCACCGCCGCGGATTTGGACATCAGGGGGAAGTCGCTGACATGATGAACAGCGAATATCAAAGTGGTCTGATCCAAGAGATCCGCGATAATAACTATCAGCTCACCCGTGGCAATGTCACCATCTATCTCGCGGAGGCTTTCGGCTTTTGCTGGGGGGTAGAGCGGGCTGTGGCAATGGCCTATGAGACGCGTAAGCATTTCCCCACCGAAAAAATTTGGGTGACCAATGAAATTATTCATAATCCTTCTGTGAACAATCGTTTACGGGATATGAATGTCCATTTCATTGAAGTCATTAATGGCGCAAAGGATTTTAGTGGGGTGGCAAAAGGCGATGTGGTAATTTTGCCCGCTTTCGGCGCAACAGTGCAGGAGATGCAACTGCTAAATGACCGTGGTTGCACAATTGTTGACACGACTTGTCCATGGGTTTCAAAGGTTTGGACATCTGTCGAAAAGCACAAAAAACAAGATTACACGTCCATTATTCACGGCAAATATAAGCATGAAGAAACGGTTGCTACCAGTTCTTTTGCGGGTAAATACTTGATTTTGCTCAATCTTGATGAGGCCAATTATGTTCGTAATTACATCCTCAAGGGCGGCGATCGCCAAGAATTTTTAGACAAATTCAAAAATGCCTATTCCGAAGGATTTGACCCAGAAACCGATTTAGACAGGGTTGGCGTGGCAAACCAGACCACCATGCTCAAAAGCGAAACGGAGCAAATGGGCAAACTCTTTGAGCAAACAATGCTAGAAAAATTTGGCCCGACCGCATTAAACCAGCACTTTATGAGCTTTAACACCATTTGTGATGCCACCCAAGAGCGTCAAGATGCGATGTTTGATTTAGTGAAAGAAGATCTTGATCTGATGGTGGTCATCGGTGGCTTCAACTCCTCTAATACCACCCATCTCCAAGAAATTGCGGTCGAAAATAATATTCCCTCCTACCACATCGACAGCGGCGATCGCCTATTTACCGGTAACCGGATCGAACACAAGCCCCTAGGTAGAGCCATTGTGACCCAAGAAAATTGGCTTCCCGAAGGCACATTAAAAATTGGTGTTACTTCCGGTGCATCGACTCCCGATAAAGTCGTGGAAG comes from the [Limnothrix rosea] IAM M-220 genome and includes:
- a CDS encoding 4-hydroxy-3-methylbut-2-enyl diphosphate reductase produces the protein MDTRAFKRSLNHSENYHRRGFGHQGEVADMMNSEYQSGLIQEIRDNNYQLTRGNVTIYLAEAFGFCWGVERAVAMAYETRKHFPTEKIWVTNEIIHNPSVNNRLRDMNVHFIEVINGAKDFSGVAKGDVVILPAFGATVQEMQLLNDRGCTIVDTTCPWVSKVWTSVEKHKKQDYTSIIHGKYKHEETVATSSFAGKYLILLNLDEANYVRNYILKGGDRQEFLDKFKNAYSEGFDPETDLDRVGVANQTTMLKSETEQMGKLFEQTMLEKFGPTALNQHFMSFNTICDATQERQDAMFDLVKEDLDLMVVIGGFNSSNTTHLQEIAVENNIPSYHIDSGDRLFTGNRIEHKPLGRAIVTQENWLPEGTLKIGVTSGASTPDKVVEDVIAHIFAEKSQPAAVV